The stretch of DNA GAGCTATGAAGAGAAACGCCAGAAGAAGAAAGGTAAGCTGCGATCATGGAAACTCAAGTCTCTCAACATGGAGATTGATCTCACTTCTAAAGGTAGAGATAACGAGGAAAAGATTAACTCTGAGTATGAACAATTTTTGAGAGATCTGGAGGAGAATCCTGAGTTGAGATTTAGCATCTCCCTATACCAGAATAAAGAATACCAGCCATCGGAAATGGCTTCTGTGACCGATGGTGAAGATGTTCCTTCCATTCCAATTGACGAACTGCTAGCCGATCTTGATTTAAGTGCTGCAGAAGTCGAAGATGATGACATGGGTGAATGAATGTTGTAGTGGCAGGGATAGGAATCAGAGGGGTGGTCGTGTCTTCCTTCCTTCAAATGCTTCCATGTAACTATCTTCATGTAAAAAAATTTGGGATCCACCATTGAATTGGGATCAGAAGACAGGTGAATTTGTTTAAATGAAATAAGGGTAGGGTTGGATACATAATCTTCTTGTAAGTTGTATTACAATCTTATAAATTGTTATTTGAGTGAATTTTGTTTTGGTATGAAcattctgaggcttgttgtaaTATCAAGATATTATTTTTGCATTGATCTAATATTACTCTATTACCCTCTGCACCTCGTTCACCATCTGGTCTTTCAATGGACCGGGGGtcgtttttgtttttttaatatcaaaaaatTAAGAAATTGTCCACCGCCATGCAATAGTTTTTTGGCCAGAAATAAAAACCTCACAAAATCGAAGTCCAGGTACTTCAAATAGGTTTCAGCAAAACATCCATATATACAAAAATATACAGGGGACGACAAATATATTGGCAATGTCATCACCATGATTGGGAAAAGGAGGTTCGTGCCATGATTTTGCTACTTTCCCGAGTCCTCCCATCGAAAACCCCCTCTTCCAATTCTTCCTAGCTGAAAGAGAGTATCACAATACCCATATCTACTTGGATGAGAATGCCTTATGATACGGGTGTTAGAGCACGGATGACCCGGTTCATATCCATAACCAGCTATAGACAAACCGTGGTTTTCTTCATCGAGGGGCATAGCTTGATGCAAGAAGTCGGGTTCAGCATATTTAAGGCCTCACCTTCTAAATGATCTCCAACGAGTGTCTTGGATTGCTGCTCACTTTCATATCTATTGATTTCAAGTTGTCCTCTCGAGATTTCAAGATATTGAATCTAGACATAATGGGGACGTTTTAATCACAATCTTGAACCGCTAGATTCATAATGGGGACGTTTTAATCACAATCTTGAACCGCGACAGCGACAGAAGAGATCCGACCCTGTGTGGTTGGTTTTAGAATCATGCTATATCTTGAGACTTAAAGGTTAGCTTGGAAGACGTGCTTGGAGCAGGTGAAATGTGAACCTTTTGCATCGTTGCTGCGACATCTTTATTTTCTGCGAGTGTTCAAAAACTCTGATTCATTTGAAAGCAAAACAAGATTGAATGATTTATGTAAGATCTAACCTTTTGATGATTTAGGTTTTGATTGTTCCATCTCAATTTTCAATCGGTCAAAGCGAGCTTTATAGCTGATGGAACACAGTGCAGCTTCAGCCTCGTGCCACAAGCTCTTAAAGAGTTTTGCTTGAGAATCCGTTTCTTCATTATAGAGGATATTTTCCTCGAGTACCATCTTTATGGACTATTATTCAGCAGTCCATATTAGATGAACAATAGTAGTTGATGATATTGGCAAATACATGTAATTTAGACACGATATTACCCACAATTCACAGCAATGCTTTCATCGTTTGGACATGAATTTACAATGAAAGAGGCGTACCTTTGCCATACCATCATCTCTTGTTAGGTCTGTATCATCCCTCAAGAAAGAAAAAACAGGTGATTTCTCAACTCTCTCACCATCCTTTGCATGCCCATGTTTATAATCAACAGTACCCTgaagaaaaaaatatgcaaatttatatttaagaaacaACTAAGAATTTTTTTGATGAAAGGAACCAAATACATACTCAAAACAAAATGTTCCAAGATCTGGAACATGAGTACATGAGAGCTCAATGGCAATTAGAGAGTTGGTAAAACCTGGCAGTAGAAAACTGGAAAATATATTGCTGACTAACCGAGTCTTTACAAAAATAAAGGACCAACACACCCCTTTTGCTCGGTCATACGAGTCCAAGGCATACCATATCATGACACTCTCCAAATTTCTCGGATATGTATCCCATAAGATTGGAAGATTCTTGCTTATTTCTTGGCCGAAGAGTTTTACTACTCATACAAGCATCAAGATTGCTGATTGTGTGATTCAGAGCCAAGATGTCTTCTTCTTCCAAAGCGCATGCATCATATGAAAGATGAGACAGAAGCATCTCTGAAAGATAACGCATTGTTTTAATCgttgttttgattttttaatcTGGTCGTAGTTCAACATGCACAATGGCATCTTCTTGAGAAAAAGGTGAAGCTAGGACTTTCTCAATCACTTGAAACGAAACAGCACCACTACTTTCAGAGGCATCATTGAGATTCATCTCAACTTCTCCTTTACCGCTGAAATGTTTCAGGTCATGAGAACCACGATTCAAGTTTTCAGGTGAGTCAAAGTTTAGCCTCGGCATCTCAAGGGCATCCTCTATCTGAACTTCCTTGCTGCTTCTCAAAGTTGAAACCCCAAAATTTTCAGCTTTAGCATCATCTGATAAAATCTGTTCTTTACTCGGGTGATTAACATCCTGGATACTCTCTAACGGAAGTACTACATTGGTTTTTACAAATATATTTTCATCATTCTCATCGATTTGACCAGCCTTAGCAGGAAAAGCTCTGGTTGGATCATCCAACGAACAGAAATCTTTATGTTTTGCTTCATCAAAGCCAAACTTTTCATCCAATTTCCTTATAAAATTGTGAGAGCTGCCAGCTGCACCATCAAATGCTGAAAATTGAGAGGATGGTGCCGCTTTCCAGCAAGGAGAATCCACAGCGAGGTTGTTGTGATCTATAAAGTCCCACAAATCCTCAACCAAGTTAACTACTTGAACACTATCATCAGCCATAGCCAACCCATGGGAGAAAATCGAATCCGTTATTTTAGAGCATCTCTTTCTGATATTTCCCTCAAATGTATCATTGATATGCTGGGAACTTGAAAATTCATTTACTGCAGATAACGAAAGGGAGCCTCTGTCATTGCATTGCTTAGAAAATTTTGGGTCAAGGGAACCTTCTTTGATCTCAGAGCTTGGTTTTGAGCCATGATCTTTATTGTTTGATGGATTGGAGCAATCAAAATGCACATTGCAAACACCAGCAACATCGTCATTTTCTGCAGGTTTACGAGAATCATCAAGTTGTCCGAAAATATTGGGTATAGCAGGTGGTGGCATAATAACCACAGTAGGTGAAGATCTTGTTACTGAAATGGAACTAGTGAAAGTAGTATCATCAGGCCTAACATGTTTTTCATGCGAACTGCATGAGTTTTTATAGTTTCTATCGTGCATCTCATGTGATAAGATATTCCGGAAAAGTCGATCCGGAAACCGGGAAGCTTGGATTTTTCTCGAAACATAACTTATCATTCACACACTCCACAGTTAGAATTCCAACTGCCCTGTCAGTAACCCAATTAGATCTTCTATATATTTCTCCAGATTTGTCTCCAAATTCAATTCCACATCCTGTTCATTGACAGATAAGTAATTTATGTCAGATACACACACACTTTGTGTGCATACTCCCAGAGGAAGTAAAGTTTGTGGGCTCAGCTTGTATTTCTGCATATGAGTTTTATCGAGTCATTAAGCTAACATTGAAACTGAGATCAAAGTAAAACTGGATATAGTTTAAACAAAAATAGTTAGACCAGAAAACATATCATAAATCAGACTTTTGCATATGCCACAGATAGGCATGTCAGAAGTGCCAAAAATAATATCACGTGATGTTAAGAGTGATTAAACTCCTTATTACATGCATTCATCCGACATTTAAGAGAATTCTCAAACCTTCTCAACTGTAAAAATACAGCAATGCATAAAAAATGCAAGTTCTATCTGAGAAACCAAAACATAGCACCACACTCATAGTGCAATCAGTTCACATAATGACTCTTTCACACAAGCACATTTATGATAAATGTGAGTTGCCGAATGTCCCACAAAAAACATTCCTCTATTTCATGAATTTGAACACAAACTGAATCGAAAAATATTCATCTAACTGAATCTCGGTTGTGGAGCCAATAGTCCAATTGGGTGTGGAGGAAATTTATGGGGCCTAAAACTATAATCCATTCCactaaattttcattttatttatgtAAAGATTCAAATTCCAGGGTCAAGATGGTCGGCTGCACCCTCCAACCTAAGGCTCTGCACAAGCCAGGAATAATAATCAAAGAAAAGATTATGACTATACCGTCATTGACAGGATTTGTATAAATGTGTGAGCCACAATTTCTGCCCTCTCGGAACGTAAATTTCCATCAAGTTCAGCTCTTTTATACAGATTTCCATTGATACTCAAACTATCCATCTGCTGGGGCCTGTACTCCCAATCATATGAATTTTGAGTATAACTGAATCGAGAAGACGTGTCCACGATATTTTCCATGCGTGAAGAGTAGCTTCCATCAAGTTCAACTCTTTTATATTGAATTCCATTGATATCTAAACTATCGATCTGCTCAGTCATATAATCCCCATCAAATTGCACGATGAGTATAATCAATCTGAGCTGACATGACCCCAATTTTTTCCCTCCCAGAAGAGAAACTTCCATTATCAATTCTTTTAGACAGCTGCCCACTGGTAATTGATTATATTTCAACCTATGCATCCACTCAGGCCTGTAATCCTGGTCAATCACACTATGAGTGTAAGCTGATCCGTCCTCAACCAATGGGCTACTTTTGTCAACCATAGGATGTACAAAAGGTGGATAATAAGACTTCACTCCACCACCATAAGCAAGCGTATTCCCCAAGGTTTTGGCATCACGACTAAAAGCCATACAATGGGTAGGAGACGGACTCGTAGAAATAGCATCTGATAAACGGTAGTCATCAGATAACGGAAAACTAGTGGTTCTGGTTGAAAGTATATCCAGTTCAGGTTTATGGGATATTGAGTTTGTATACTTCCAATTGTGGCTAAAGGGTTCAGTGCCATAACACGATTCAGGATAATGCACAAGAGGATTTGAATTACGGTTTGGGTTTGATCTATCGATTGTGAACGGTGGGGCTGAAGCTGATAAATTTGAGGTTGAAGATGACGAGTTTCCTCCGGCTCCATCACCCCCACAACCCAAACCCATCATTTTCACTGTGGTTAAAATATTAATTCAATCAAAACCCAGAAAAGTTCAAACGAGAACAAGATTAAAATGACATATATGAAAAAAGAGCACGAACATAGGTAAAAAAATTGAACACGGAAATGGTGATTTTAGAAGCTTAAACGATTGAAAACATCATATATTTGCACATGCGAGTGaacatacgacatgttgaaaatCGAAAACAAAATTTATAGGGAAAAATCTTACCTGGCGAAAGGGGAAACGAGAAACGAAAGAGACgagtcttcttcttcttcgaaaCAAAGTGTGTTGTGCACAAGGTTATTAAATTTATGTTTCTTGCAATTTAATTCTTTCAGTTTTGAACAATATCTTTTAAAGACCCCAAAAAACTCAAGTCGGCTCGATTAAATTCTCAATGTTTGGTTGGAAGGATAAAgtggatttatgattttttaactcatttaatttatattaactgtgataaaataatcactGCTCACCTCCTAAGATTActaggattatttatctcaCTCTTAGTCCatcttattttttcaattttactctTCTCTTAAattcaaactcaccaccacttccctCCACCGACCGCCGACCGACCATCCCCGTCGACGGCCAACCATCGCCGCCTCCGCTATCGACCACCCCCTCCTCCTCCCGCCGCCGTCGCCGCAAAAGTGGAAGGAgaattttgtcaattcatcaaaagattcTTAATTATCTCATTGTTAACAATCataacaaatataatattattttatcattatatattatatttctactTCATTCattcttatatattttttaaaaacgctacgcccataataatattaatgtGATTATAATTTCTCTATTGtaacgaaataatttttttatcaaattttttacatataattcaaaatttaattatcattacaaataaatataaatcacattatttttttctgttttattgttttagtcaagttatgttatttttattttatttctttgatcattTTATAGTGTTatgttgaaaaaaaatattagatttTAACTCTAAAAACATTTATTGTTTGATTTTAATGATAACTTTTGCACATTCAAACACATAAAATGTGAATCACATATTGTCCGAAGTATTAAAAGTCTGTACATCTAAAATTATGAAATTGAAATTATTTAAAGCTTATTTTTAGATAACATGAGAGGTTGACGCCAATTTATTTTTCACTTCAGGTTATCaactattttgatattttatgagGGAATTATTTGCAATTTACCCAGTTCTTACCATAATAGAAAAATCTAATTTCATCATAATAATTGTATTGGAATTTGATATTGCGTACATTTAAATGATGGATGCATAATCATCTATTGTTGTCACGTTGTGATAATAATGATCGTagaaaaaagaaatatataacTCTACTCTATATATATGTAATGTAACACATTCAATTTTAAAAGGTAGCAAGGTCCATAAgagaaattgttaaaaaaaaaatccccaTGAGTGATTATAAatgtttggcaaaaacttgtgtgagacggtctcacggatcgtattttgtgagacatatcttttatttgggtcatccatgaaaatatattactttttattatgaatatcgataggtttgacatgtctcacatataaagattcgtaatTACCGTCTCATAAGAAAAGAACGTTTTTATTGAGCGGCCTCCACCCATTAAATGTGATTATTTTCTGattctaaaataaaattaatgcaCAAGCCCGTATAATTAAATGGGTAGATCGAGACATTTGAACTAATTCTCTTGGACCTTTTATCATCATCACAAGGAACAAATATCAAACTAATTCCATGctttttgtattgaaatgtcgtCTACTCCATTTCAATATATTCTCCCTATTTTTCAGCACATAACAACAAACAAGAAATGGTTATTAATACTAGATAATTATCTCTTTTTTTGGATATAAGAATCAGGGTATGAAAAAGTCTGAGTGTTTTCAGATAGAAGAGAAGTTTATGTCATTTCATCGTAATTTCGATTTGGAATGAATGATGTAATCATTTTACTCATACAATTATTTAGTTTGACACCCCATTGAATGAAGGTAGGCGGACAAATCTAGACAAGAATGATTCAAACAGTAGATCAATCAAGTACTTCAATTTGGAGTATTTGAGATTCCTTGTTCTAAGAAAgaatattcttaaaaaatacatataaaaccTGGGAAATTTCAGcacacagatatatatatatatgatgatatgCATGACATAATATGTAGTAAGGAAAGAAAGGGTTAAAAGAAGACAAGAAATGAAGAAGAATCCGAATCAGGAGCACTCCTCAGCAACCTTCTTCTTCTAAATACCAAATAGTAAGCCAAGCGATCCCTCATTCTTCCCATTATCAGACTGTATTCTTCCATAAATTCCACCATTTTCTGTACATTTATCATCTCTTGTATAAATACAtacagagagagagagagagagagagagagaactAGAGGGAGAGGGAGGGAGAGGGAGGATCGGGTGTATGAATAAATTCGTAAGAAATTTGGATGGGGTTTGGAATTTGGAATGTGTTTGCtgcacaattatatatatattgtgccTCTTTGTTATTgctttttattttcatttcacTCAGTTCTAAATTGCTTTCAGTCTAACAAGAGTCCAAGAATAGGGAGCTTGGGaccagaaaaagaaaaaaaaaagagttgaccgaagttaaaaaataaaatactccCGCGACCAGCTATGTTTGGTAGATGAATGAAGGCTAATTAATCGCATTTTCTTATCCACAGCAGAAATGTTTGTTCAATTTCCATAAATCTACCTACTTTTGACCatcaaaaaataaatcaattgttttaaaaaataataaatttcgtAGTTGAACGAATAATATATGTTTTTCATACACGAACttattttttttggtaaatcgaacaaaattttttttttggtttaaaaTTAAACGCCTAATACATGAGGAAATTAGAAATGTTTTTCACACGCGTAGGCTATGATTCGACTTGTCCGCTGCCATATGTAGCACAATAATTACttattaaatttgatttttgttctgacaaatttatattatatgatttgattaaattaaaaataatatttaaatgtttctTTGTTGATTAGAGTTCACAGTGTTGTTAtcacatttttcttttataatttttaacatatatatcataCATGAGACGTAACATTCAAACATTACTAACATTAAATATGTCAATTAATATTTCACAAAATTAATCAATCCGTTCCTAAAAACACCCACATTGGTGCATTAATGAATAgttattaacatcaattaatatTCATGCATAAATGTGAATATATAGATTATTAATCTTGATTGTTACGTCAGCATAGAAATTCATGAGAATTAATCTCATTAAttcacataaaacaaaaaaaccAAAGCCTTTTTtaacactatatatatatatatatatattctttttgttttgttctgaaaaataaattcttccaaaaaaaatatttgtaatatttttttaatattaaataaataaaactcgtaatataatcaataaaactattaaacattaattaattataatcaataatattatgttattttaaataattataatttataagttTAGAGAATGATAGCAAAGAGCCCAacagtttttttattttttaataatattttaatcaatattgcaattaagttatttttaaaataataatactatttattttcaataatatttgttgtacatttttaaacaaaattagaaaaatatttaattaatataaaataaaaaaagaaaataaatggatagtgagacccataaataatgaaagttgaTATTAAATGAATGTGAGTGTATTAATAATGAGAaaatgttaatataatgattatgTGGCTCGTGGATCcgacactttttttttttttttgaaatccaTCTTATACTTTTTGAAGAGATGGAAAGTTAATAACATACATTAATTAGTATGGATGTGGATGTCCtaattaacattaattaatttggtTTCAATTGAATTATATTAGCATAACTTTTTTCATAACTATAGAACACAACTACTATCTTTTTGGTAGGCACTAAGTGAATTCGATTTTGGATATTGTGTaattattttacaaaaatatataataattttttttttcgaaaataaaataaaataaaataatgcttATTAACCCTTCCTCAGATTATTAAGTAGCTCTCTATTACTATTAAATATCAGAGGTTCAGTTGTTCATTTTTGCACAAAAATAATAAAGAGAAGATGTTGATTGTGTTTTTGATAGCAGCAGACATGAATTTGTATACTTCTAAGACAAAAAAGTTAATGTTCCTTGAATGTAAATACAGACTCTGACATCAACTTCACCTTTGAGTCCAGGATAACCGATGAAGCTCTTCACAAATAGTTCAACTCAAAGATCAGACTGCTTCCCATCTCTCAGATAAACCTCAGCAATAGCAGTGTGTAGGGCTGCTCCAATTGGAAGTACATCCTCATCAAGAAAGAAATAGGGCGAGTGCGGGGAGTGAACCGAACCCACTTTCTCGTTTCGAATTCCTATTTGGAACATGGCTCCAGGAATCACTTCTTGATAGAAAGCAAAGTCCTCACCAGCCATAACTTTTGCAGCCTTCTTCACGTTCTCTGTGCCAAGTAAGAGTTCACCAACTCTCTCAACATGTCGATGTAATCTTTCGTCATTCACACAAGCTGGATAAGTAGGGAACTCCGCTTCTTTCATATCGACGTGAGCCTTACACCTGTGTACAG from Primulina tabacum isolate GXHZ01 chromosome 3, ASM2559414v2, whole genome shotgun sequence encodes:
- the LOC142540358 gene encoding uncharacterized protein LOC142540358 isoform X1; translated protein: MRYLSEMLLSHLSYDACALEEEDILALNHTISNLDACMSSKTLRPRNKQESSNLMGYISEKFGECHDMGTVDYKHGHAKDGERVEKSPVFSFLRDDTDLTRDDGMAKSIKMVLEENILYNEETDSQAKLFKSLWHEAEAALCSISYKARFDRLKIEMEQSKPKSSKENKDVAATMQKVHISPAPSTSSKLTFKSQDIA
- the LOC142540358 gene encoding uncharacterized protein LOC142540358 isoform X3, with the protein product MIWYALDSYDRAKGGTVDYKHGHAKDGERVEKSPVFSFLRDDTDLTRDDGMAKSIKMVLEENILYNEETDSQAKLFKSLWHEAEAALCSISYKARFDRLKIEMEQSKPKSSKENKDVAATMQKVHISPAPSTSSKLTFKSQDIA
- the LOC142540358 gene encoding uncharacterized protein LOC142540358 isoform X2, producing the protein MRYLSEMLLSHLSYDACALEEEDILALNHTISNLDACMSSKTLRPRNKQESSNLMGYISEKFGECHDMGTVDYKHGHAKDGERVEKSPVFSFLRDDTDLTRDDGMAKSIKMVLEENILYNEETDSQAKLFKSLWHEAEAALCSISYKARFDRLKIEMEQSKPKSSKDVAATMQKVHISPAPSTSSKLTFKSQDIA
- the LOC142540356 gene encoding uncharacterized protein LOC142540356, which codes for MMGLGCGGDGAGGNSSSSTSNLSASAPPFTIDRSNPNRNSNPLVHYPESCYGTEPFSHNWKYTNSISHKPELDILSTRTTSFPLSDDYRLSDAISTSPSPTHCMAFSRDAKTLGNTLAYGGGVKSYYPPFVHPMVDKSSPLVEDGSAYTHSVIDQDYRPEWMHRLKYNQLPVGSCLKELIMEVSLLGGKKLGSCQLRLIILIVQFDGDYMTEQIDSLDINGIQYKRVELDGSYSSRMENIVDTSSRFSYTQNSYDWEYRPQQMDSLSINGNLYKRAELDGNLRSERAEIVAHTFIQILSMTDVELNLETNLEKYIEDLIGLLTGQLEF